From Lycium ferocissimum isolate CSIRO_LF1 unplaced genomic scaffold, AGI_CSIRO_Lferr_CH_V1 ctg1649, whole genome shotgun sequence, one genomic window encodes:
- the LOC132042604 gene encoding delta(12)-fatty-acid desaturase FAD2-like — protein MGGGGNMSAPTTKIEQNKDPLQRVPISKPPFTLSDIKKVIPPHCFQRSLVRSFSYVAHDLILVSIFYYIATTYFHVLPSPYSYVAWSIYWIVQGCVCTGIWVIAHECGHQSFSDYPWINDTVGLILHSALLTPYFSWKYSHRRHHSNTGSLERDENYVPKFKSQLKWYTKVYANNPLGRLFILAFTLTAGLPLYFAINIAGRPYERFASHYDPYSPIYNDRERLQIFISDVGVIATSYVLYRVAFTQGLAWLVCIYGVPLLIVNGFIVLITFLHHTHPSLPHYDSYEWNWLRGALATVDRDYGVLNNIFHHIADTHVVHHLFPAIPHYHAVEATKAVKPLLGEYYQFDGTPFYKAMWRDFKECIYVETDEGSQHKGVFWYKNIF, from the coding sequence ATGGGAGGCGGTGGCAATATGTCTGCTCCAACAACtaaaattgaacaaaataaaGATCCTCTCCAAAGGGTGCCAATTTCAAAGCCCCCTTTTACCCTTAGTGACATCAAGAAGGTCATCCCTCCTCACTGCTTTCAGCGATCTCTCGTTCGCTCATTCTCCTATGTTGCTCATGATCTCATATTGGTCTCCATCTTTTACTACATCGCCACCACTTACTTTCACGTCCTTCCATCCCCATATTCTTACGTTGCATGGTCTATTTACTGGATCGTTCAAGGTTGTGTTTGCACTGGTATATGGGTCATTGCCCATGAATGTGGCCACCAGTCATTCAGTGATTACCCATGGATAAATGACACTGTTGGTCTTATCCTCCACTCTGCACTTTTAACACCATACTTTTCGTGGAAATATAGTCATCGCCGTCACCACTCCAACACCGGTTCCCTTGAGCGTGATGAAAACTATGTACCTAAATTTAAATCTCAACTAAAATGGTACACCAAAGTATATGCCAACAATCCGTTAGGACGATTATTCATACTTGCCTTCACCCTCACTGCTGGCTTACCATTGTACTTTGCCATCAATATCGCAGGCAGACCTTATGAGCGCTTTGCAAGTCACTATGATCCATATAGCCCGATTTATAATGACCGTGAGAGGCTACAGATTTTCATCTCAGATGTAGGTGTGATTGCAACTAGTTATGTATTGTATCGCGTTGCATTCACACAAGGGCTAGCTTGGCTTGTATGCATATATGGGGTACCCCTCCTAATTGTGAACGGCTTCATAGTGTTGATCACGTTTTTGCACCATACGCACCCTTCGTTGCCACATTACGATTCGTACGAGTGGAATTGGCTAAGAGGAGCTCTAGCTACGGTAGACAGAGACTACGGTGTGCTAAACAACATCTTCCACCACATTGCAGATACTCATGTTGTGCATCATCTCTTCCCAGCCATTCCACACTACCATGCAGTGGAGGCAACAAAAGCTGTGAAGCCATTACTAGGAGAATACTACCAATTTGATGGCACCCCATTTTACAAGGCAATGTGGAGGGATTTCAAGGAGTGCATCTATGTGGAGACTGATGAAGGATCTCAACATAAGGGTGTGTTTTGGTATAAAAACATTTTCTGA